A stretch of Anaeromyxobacter dehalogenans 2CP-1 DNA encodes these proteins:
- a CDS encoding TadE/TadG family type IV pilus assembly protein, which produces MRRARSERGAAAVEFALVLPLLLTIVFGTIEWGYYFFNRQVVINSAREGARAGTLQYASGTSASAVAVTTAENYLTSAGLPLTRDSISVARIEFKTADGGTCPSGSSCIRVQYDLPTLTGFLDGIFGTTRTVEAYAQMRK; this is translated from the coding sequence GTGAGGCGCGCCCGAAGCGAGCGCGGCGCTGCTGCAGTCGAGTTCGCGCTCGTGCTCCCGCTCCTGCTCACGATCGTCTTCGGCACGATCGAGTGGGGCTACTACTTCTTCAACCGGCAGGTGGTCATCAACTCCGCGCGCGAGGGGGCGCGCGCCGGGACGCTGCAGTACGCGAGCGGTACCAGTGCCTCCGCGGTCGCGGTGACGACCGCGGAGAACTACCTGACCAGCGCCGGCCTGCCTCTGACCCGAGACTCGATCAGCGTCGCCCGGATCGAGTTCAAGACCGCCGACGGGGGCACCTGCCCCTCCGGCTCGTCCTGCATCCGGGTCCAGTACGACCTCCCGACGCTCACCGGTTTCCTCGACGGGATCTTCGGCACGACCCGGACGGTCGAGGCGTACGCACAGATGCGGAAGTGA
- the cpaB gene encoding Flp pilus assembly protein CpaB: MSPRPALTPREETMSIRPDEQSPATPRDKRKRRAAWGVTFLVVAILAAVGVALLLTRYMDARVAAVRVPTSGVVVAQVDIPVATPIKPEWLGVVPWPVTALPPGAASEPAALVGQVAIVPITRGEAVLPSKLATAGARSGLATLLPAGMRAVAVRVDDVVGVAGFLHPGDRVDVIVTMQPREGVPYTSKIVLQNVKVLAVGQHLELRGKDAEKPNPVTVATLMVTGDESERLALSASKGQLLLSLRALGDEELVDTKGITPPVLFASAAQEPRVAASEPAKPRTRVAARPAPAEPAKEKQVVEILRGDLYEKRNFEAKESRR; this comes from the coding sequence GTGAGCCCGCGCCCGGCGCTCACCCCACGGGAAGAGACCATGTCCATCCGTCCAGACGAGCAGAGCCCGGCGACCCCCCGCGACAAGCGCAAGCGGCGCGCAGCCTGGGGCGTCACGTTCCTCGTGGTCGCCATCCTGGCGGCAGTCGGCGTCGCGCTGCTCCTGACGCGCTACATGGACGCGCGCGTGGCAGCGGTGCGCGTGCCCACCTCCGGCGTGGTGGTTGCCCAGGTCGACATCCCGGTGGCGACGCCCATCAAGCCCGAGTGGCTGGGGGTGGTGCCCTGGCCCGTGACGGCGCTCCCACCGGGCGCTGCGTCGGAGCCCGCGGCGCTGGTCGGCCAGGTCGCGATCGTTCCGATCACGCGCGGTGAGGCGGTGCTTCCGTCCAAGCTCGCGACGGCGGGTGCGCGCAGCGGCCTCGCCACCCTTCTCCCCGCTGGCATGCGCGCGGTCGCGGTCCGAGTGGATGACGTCGTCGGCGTGGCGGGCTTCCTCCACCCCGGCGATCGCGTGGACGTGATCGTGACCATGCAGCCGCGCGAAGGCGTGCCGTACACCTCGAAGATCGTCCTCCAGAACGTGAAAGTGCTCGCGGTCGGCCAGCATCTGGAGCTCCGGGGCAAGGACGCGGAGAAGCCCAACCCGGTGACGGTCGCGACCCTGATGGTGACGGGCGACGAGTCCGAGCGGCTGGCGCTATCCGCGTCGAAGGGCCAGTTGCTGCTGTCCTTGAGGGCGCTCGGGGACGAGGAGCTCGTCGACACGAAGGGCATCACGCCTCCCGTGCTGTTCGCCAGCGCCGCTCAGGAGCCGCGCGTCGCGGCGAGCGAGCCGGCCAAGCCCCGCACCCGGGTCGCCGCGCGGCCGGCGCCCGCCGAGCCGGCGAAGGAGAAGCAGGTGGTCGAGATCCTCCGCGGCGATCTCTACGAAAAGCGCAACTTCGAGGCGAAGGAGAGCCGTCGATGA
- a CDS encoding Flp family type IVb pilin, with translation MRLRNDDGGATAVEYALMLAAIAAAVIAIAFTLGVTVNGLFEGTHSGLAAHMSAR, from the coding sequence ATGAGGCTCCGGAACGATGACGGCGGCGCGACCGCGGTGGAGTACGCGCTGATGCTGGCGGCGATCGCCGCCGCCGTCATCGCCATCGCCTTCACCCTCGGGGTGACGGTGAACGGACTGTTCGAGGGGACGCACAGCGGCCTCGCCGCACATATGTCCGCACGCTAG
- a CDS encoding Flp family type IVb pilin produces MPGTKGDSMLRKLWKDDEGATAVEYGLMVAAIAAVIVVVVFSLGGRVNTAFQTVDTTIGSHQPAAQ; encoded by the coding sequence ATGCCCGGGACGAAGGGGGACTCCATGCTGCGGAAGCTGTGGAAGGACGACGAGGGCGCGACGGCAGTCGAGTACGGTCTGATGGTTGCCGCGATCGCGGCGGTGATCGTGGTGGTCGTGTTCTCGCTCGGCGGTCGCGTCAACACCGCGTTCCAGACGGTCGACACGACGATTGGGAGCCACCAGCCCGCCGCCCAGTAG
- a CDS encoding A24 family peptidase — protein MTLTIDAIAPAALAVAAASDLASRRIPNALSLTVAVAGLAASTGPLQAASGLVASAICLALMLPLWRRRAIGGGDVKLLAAAAAWVRLEHLFVFGLAVALCGGLLALIVLARASAAELRLVRANAVASLAMSRPAVARSAGTSIPYGVAIALGAAIATSGALS, from the coding sequence GTGACTCTCACCATCGATGCGATCGCTCCTGCAGCATTGGCCGTCGCGGCCGCCTCGGACCTGGCGTCGAGGCGCATCCCGAACGCGCTCTCGCTGACGGTTGCGGTCGCCGGCCTGGCCGCGAGCACCGGTCCGCTGCAGGCCGCGTCCGGGCTGGTGGCGTCGGCCATCTGCCTCGCACTGATGCTTCCGCTCTGGCGCCGCCGCGCGATAGGAGGCGGTGACGTCAAGCTCCTCGCGGCGGCCGCCGCCTGGGTCCGGCTCGAGCACCTCTTCGTGTTCGGCCTCGCTGTGGCGCTGTGCGGGGGCCTGCTGGCGCTGATCGTGCTCGCCAGGGCGTCCGCGGCCGAACTTCGCCTCGTCCGCGCCAACGCGGTGGCCTCACTCGCGATGTCCAGACCGGCCGTCGCGCGCTCCGCGGGCACCTCCATCCCGTACGGCGTCGCGATCGCGCTCGGCGCCGCGATCGCGACCTCCGGAGCGCTCTCGTGA